CTACTATACCCACGACTTCCTCTCCTACTCACAATACTACTACTACACCTGATGTTTCTTCTCCGCCTTTACCATCTACACCTACTGCCCCGTCTACAAGCAATTCCCCACCAGATACTGTTGTCCAACCAACCACTGATAAACCAACTCCTAACCCTACGTCTGCATCTCCACTACCGTCTCCATCTTCACCAATACGTGATCATGACATATCGGGATCTTCTCCTGGCCTACTTGATCTTCTTGGACGTGGTCATCGAACAAAGAAACCATCGGTCTTATTGAAGAATTTTCTCACGAACTCTGCAACTACAAACACCCCTCACGTTCTCAACAAGCAATATCAGAGTTCTCCATCAACGGTCTCAGGTAAGACACTGTATCCCATTGCTGATTACTCATCTACCTCTGCTTTTACTGCTAACCACCAGGCGTTTCTAGCAAAAATTACTACAGATTTTGTTCCAAAGAATTATAAAGAAGCCGTCAATGATCCAAGGTTCAACGGTGCAATGAAAACAGAGGTAACAGCTTTAGAAGCTAACCATACTTGGGACATTACAGCTCTCCCTCCTGGCAAGAAGGCAATCGGGTGTGGCTGGATTTATACAAACAAGTATAAAGCAGATGGTACTCTTGAACGACCAAAAGCTCGCCTGGTTGCTCGTGGTAATAGACAAAAAGAGGGACTTGATTACAAAGATACATTCGCCCCTGTGGCAAAGATGAATACGGTTCGGTTTCTTCTGAAAGTTGCGGCTGCTAAGCGATGGGAGATCCACCAAATGGATGTCCACAACGCGTTTCTACATGGAGATCTCGAAGAAGAAATATATATGGAACTTCCTCCTGGTTTTAAATCTGATGATCCATCCAAAGTTTGTCGTCTTCGGAAGTCTTTGTATGGTCTTAAACAATCTCCTCGCTGCTGGTTTGCGAAACTTAGTCAAGCTCTCAAGTCGTTTGGCTTTGTTCAAAGCTACGAGGATTACTCTCTGTTCTCATTCATGGAAGCTAACATATGTCTCCATATTCTGGTTTATGTGGATGATTTTATAATTGCTGGCAATGACGCTGCTACTATTCAAAGATTCAAGGATTACTTACATCGATGCTTCAAAATGAAAGACTTAGGCAAACTTAAATATTTTTTGGGTTTGGAAATTGCTAGAGGACCTGAAGGGATATTTGTCTCTCAGAGGAAGTATGCACTCGATATCATAACCGAGTGTGGCTTACTTGGAGCGAAACCAGCGCCAGTCCCAACTGAACTCAACCACAAACTTGCACTCGCCAAGGGCATGAGACTTCAGGATCCGGGCAAGTATCGTCGTCTTGTTGGACGATTGATATATCTTACTTTCACACGTCCGGAGCTAAGCTACATTGTTCACATTCTATCACAATTTATGCATAAACCGCTTGAAGATCACTGGGCAGCTGCGTTACGAGTCATCCGCTATCTTAAAGGCTGTCCAGACCAAGGTATCATGCTGTCTTCCGACGCAAACCTTACTCTTACCGCATACTCTGACTCGGATTGGTCTGCGTGTCCTATAACACGTCGTTCTCTAAGTGCCTACGTTGTTCTTCTTGGTGATTCTCTTGTTTCGTGGAAAACAAAGAAGCAACGGACAGTGTCTAGATCATCAGCTGAAGCTGAGTATAGATCAATGGCAGATACTACATGTGAGTTAAAATGGCTCAAACGACTTCTTCTCCAGTTCGGCTTCTTTCATCCTCAACCCATGAGACTTTTCTGTGACAGTCAATCTGCGCTCCATATTGCTAAGAATCCTGTGTTCCATGAACGTACCAAACATGTCGAAAATGATTGTCACTTTGTTCGAGATGCTGTGCGTGACAAGCTTATTACTACTGAACACATTACAACGAGGAATCAGCCTGCGGACTTACTTACCAAAGCCTTGCCCACTCCGACATTTCATCATTTGTTGTCCAAGTTGGGAATTCGAGATATGTCATTACCAACTTGAAGGGGGGTAAAGGGATAATGATGTATTCCTATATACTAGGGACTTAGGTTTATCTACACGTTCATAGATTCTATATTCTCGTTGTATAAGTACCAAGATTGGTTGATGAATAAACACAGACTTTACATTATATTTTATTGGGTTCACTCCTCACCGACCAATAGGATTATGTTATTCATATTTGATATCTTTAAAAAAAAGAAACAAAATATTATCAAATTGTATTATGTTTTTAAAATTAAAAGGTAAAAAGAAAAAAATAAAAAAATAGTAGTAATTACAAAAAGAAAATATTTTTAACGTCGTCAGCAAAACATTAAACCCTAAATCCTAATCCCTAAATCTTAAACCCTAAATCCTTGGATAAACCCTAAACTCTGGAATAAATCCTAAACTCTAAATCAAAATCACTAAACACTAAAATACTCAAGAGTTTAGGGTTTAGTATTTAGGGTTTAGAGTGTTAGTGTTTTTGTATTTAGAGTTTATGATTTATCCAAGGGTTTACGGTTTATCCAAGGGTTTAGGGTTTAGAATTTAGGGTTTAGGAATTAGGATTTAGGGTTTAGTGTTTTGCTGACGATGTTAAAATATTTTTAATTTTTTTTTTTTTTCTGTAACTACTATTTTTTTACTTTTTTATTTTAAAAACATATTATAACTTAACAATATTTGTTTTCTTTTTTAAAAGATATCGAATTTAAAATAATGAAATTTTATTGGGGGCCATATTTTTAAAATATATCGAATTGACAATATTTTATTTACTTTTTTAAAAGATATAGAATTTAAAATAATGAATAACTCTATCGACAATGAATACAAATACAGCCATTGTTGAAAAGACCATAAATGTTGGGATGTACCAAATGCGAGCCTAATAAAAATCGGTGGTTGGATGTCAATTTAGAACCATATATATAGACCTAATCCATTTCTCTTCTCCCTTTATATATACAAAAATATCAAAGCCCTTTGTCTCATCTCTAAAATCACTCTTATAGTTAAGCATGGGGGTTAACCAGAAGATATCCGGTCTCGCAGCCGTTATGAACGCCAAGATCATCGGTTCTGGTGAGAGGTCAATGGTCTTGGCACACGGACTTGGAGGCGACCAGTCGGTTTGGGAGAAGATAATTCCGGTCTTGTCCCAATCTTTTAGAATTTTGGTCTTTGACTGGCCTTTCTCTGGAGCCATCAAAGACCAAACTCTTTATGACCCTTCCAAGTATAATTCATTTGATGCCTTCTCTGACGATCTTATTTCTCTTATGGAGGAGTTGAAGTTTGGCCCCGTTGTGTTCGTAGGCCATTCCATGTCTGGCATGATCGGTTGTGCTGCTTCTATTAAGAGACCCGACTTGTTTACAAATCTTGTCCTTATCGCTGCTTCTCCTAGGTAAGCTCACTCTTAGTACCTCTAATAACTAACGCTTCTCCTTAATTATAACTAAAAGGGAAAAACATGTCTGTAGAAGCAAGGGAATCGAGAAAATCAAATATATGTATAAATGACTCTTCTCCTTAATTATAGTTAAAAGTGAAAACATGTCAGTAGAACCAAGAAAATCGAGAAAATTAAAGACGTGTGTAAACTAGTTATGTCGATATGATTACGTACATGTGTGTGTGTATACATAAAAGGAAAATAAATAAATAGATGCGTATATATCTGTAAATGAGATAAGAAAGATGATTGAGACAATTAGCCTTCAAAAAAAAATAAATGATGATTGACAATTATAAAAGATTACACTCACTCGAGAGAGATATATGAGCATGCGCAACGATGAGACTCATTGGAGTCCTTAGCGACAAAGACATTTCAGATTAATCCTGGATATTTTGGATTTAAAAAAAAAAAAAAAAGACCATTCACGGGCCGCCACATAGTCGTGGAGACCCGCAAATAGTGCAAAGATTCACTAAGAAAAAGTCCTTATTTAGGAATTTTAAGGATTGAATCCTTAGCTTTTGGTGGGATCCACTGATTATTTAATTATTTTTTCTCTAAGGACTCCTACCTAAAGATTCCCGTTGCGCATGCTCTAAGATCATGATTATTGGAGGGTTTTTAAGATGGAGTTTTTAGCAGAATATAAGAACCTGTCTCTTAACTTTTAATTAAAAACGCTAACAACCGCCTCTTAAATAAGAGTTTTAAGAGACGGTTCTTAGCTTTTTTATTTAAAAGTTAAGAAACGGGTTCTTATATTTCGATAAGAATCTCATCTTAAGAACTTTCCGATAATCTTGTTCTAGCACGTGCAATCAAAATTTAAAAGGCTATACCATCTCATCGATCGTACAATATTCCTGATAAATTACGTGTTTCATGAAAGAAGACAAAATAATATGCTTTTTTTGGTAATCGAAAATAATATGCTTTGCGATAATATACTGTATTAGCTGATAATTAATGGATTTTATGTGGATGGTATCTGCATCTAGTGAAGTGTAACTATTGGTCTATTGCCACGTCTTGAACATGTGGTCAGGATCAGCTTCTAGCTTGTTACATGGATATGACATATGATCACACCTTGCTTTTCTCCTATATATGCCTGGTACATAATCACGTATTTATTGTAGATTCATATAAAGAAACCAATCATATACAAGACTGTACATTTTGACCACAAAAATAAAAAAAATACAACTGTAGATAATTAGATATTATACATATCAATATTACGTGGACCACTCTTTTAAACGGTCTACTCCCCGGTATAGAAAATTATTGAATCGGATTAAATTACTTGAATATATTAGTAACAAAAACAAAACTATTCCAACTACTTGCTTTCGTTCCAATTTTATAAAATATCTGCAAAACGATGAATTATTATTTTTTGATTGATATGATTATATACTCGTTATGGTTATAGCCATGTAGCCATAATTTATTGCAACAGTTTATAATGTTTGACTAAATATATGACTAATGCAACGTAGTTATAAAAATTAATTAGATGATCAAATATAGTAATGTTACTAGTTATCAGATTGAAGTGGAAATTATTTAGGTGTATTGTAACCCAGACAAATTATCTATAGGTACATAAACAGTGAGGGTTACAAAGGAGGGTTTGAGCCAAAAGACATTGACGCGATCATCTCCAACATTGCCACCAACTACGAGGCTTGGGCGGTTGCTTTCGCCCCCGCAGTGGTCGACTCAAGAGACTCTCTCTCGGTCCAATGGTTAGAGAAGTGTCTTAAGAAGATGAAGCCCGAGACGGCTCTTGCCTTAGCTAAGATAGTGTTTCGCAGCGACGAGAGAGAGCTTTTGGGCAAAGTGTCACTTCCTTGCCACGTCATACAGCCTGGAAATGACGTCATAGTACCTGTCTCCGTTGCCTATTTCATGCAAGAGAATATCAAAGGGAAATCCACGGTAGAGATCATCGAGAACTCGATTGGGCATTTCCCACAAATGACGTCACATCTGGAGCTTCTACGAGTCATGAGACGCCTACTCGAGTTTTGAGGCTTGAATATAATAAACAGCTTTGCATGCGTCGATATTTTTCTTGTCTACAATATTCTACTAAGAAGACAATAAAGTGGGTCCATAAGTAGTATTCATATATATGTTTGTGTAATGTGAATGTGTATTTAACAGGCAGCACAAAGTAATTTAGTTTACATTTTAGTTGAATAAAAAAGACGATCAGAATGAAGTGAAAGTGGTAAAGTAAATTGCTGCATCACTTTGTTGGGTCAAACTGAATCGCGGTTCTTTTTAGAGAGTCGGTTTACCTCTAGGGAAAGACGAAAGAAATAATATTCTTTTACAAAATCAATATACATGTATAATATAGAAATCGTAGTTCAATTAGACTCGAGACATCCTCAAATCTTTACACTTCGAAAACAAGGAATCCCAAAAAAAAACATGAAATCTGTCCTCGTTAGTTTTAGAGGGAGGGTCCAGGTCTACCATAACCTAACTGACATGAAATGTGTTGTTTAATTATTTCCCCCTTACAATTTCCAGTCCAGGCCTCCAGGGTGTGACCCAGAGGGGGTTCCAGAATGAATTAATGTTGGAGATGAATTTCACCCTTGTCCAAGCCTGATTTGAAGATCCAGCCCAATAGTTTGAAGGTTCAACAGAAAGTGGAACCGATTTCACAAAAAATTGACCAGACCAAATTGCACCAAATTATAAATTGCAATTATGCCGTTGACTTCTGTTTTTTCTAGAACAAGCGTGTGGTGGGTTGTTTTAGACTAGAAAACACAAAATGTCATTGACTAACTCAATAATAATAATTATTATATTTACTATATTATTATCTGAATGTCAAAAACATCATCTGGAAAATATGACCGACTCTCATTGTATACTTGGCCTATTATTAAGAATCTCTGATGGAATTTGGCTAGACAAATATTTATTTGTTGTCCATTTTAATTTTACTGGATTATTTTGGTGTAACTTGATGTTAGATAGTATAGTAATAACAAATCAGAGCATAGCTGCATAGGTGGCCTTGAATTTGTGCCGGTGCACTCTCCATTCTTTGCTTAATCTTGATCAAGAAGAGTCCCAACTTCCAACTATCTTCCATATATGTTGGGAATGTCCTAAAATCATTTGTACTTACTCTTGTTAAAGTCGTATCATCGAGGTTTGACAATTGTATAAAATTAGGTGGTTATAATGTTTTGCTAGAAACCGCTTATAATCTATGGATTGAGAATTCATTACTAATTTTATATGATCCTATAAGGCCACACACCTAAACAAACTAGATCAATAATATTTTAGGTTTAAAGTAATATCATATGTACAATATAAAATGTTATATGTATATATATGTGTTATGCTCGTTTGCAATTATAGGAGAAGAATGATTAATGTAATCTCTTCTTAGATTGGGCTAAGCCCATTAACCTTTAATTAAGGTTATTGTACGTGTATTATAAAAAGACCCAAGGTGTTGTGTTAATAAAATAGAGAGACATAAGCTGTAACCTAAACTAAGAGAATTAGAGGTGAACCGTTCGTCGTCACATTCTTGTGGCACTAGCATCCCGTATCGATCTAGTTTGTGTGTGTGTGGATACCGGTAGAGGCACGATATTTGGAGTGCTTGAAATCTCGATTTGGTTTATTCATCTTTCCGCTGCGAATAATCAGGTATATTCAAAACTGTAAGATCTAGATTTATTTCAGTATTGACATGGATTCTAAGCAAAATGAATTCATAAGTAGATTTATAAATTGTTATAAACCGGTTTGAATTCCAACAGTGGTATCAGAGTCCACTTGTTTTATACTGAAACTAAATCTTAATAAGTGAGTATATGTTAGATATACGAAACTGCTGAAATCTATATGAATTATTCTTAATCGTAATTGGATTATGAGTTTAAGTTTAGTTTGGTTCATATATTTTAGTAGATGAATTCATGTAATCTGAATTATTGATTTGCGTATGAAGGAAAATTGAACTTTGGGAAAGTCAATGTACGCATGTTCGAGATAATTATAATCTTCAGATTATTAAGCAACTAATATATACATAGTTGATATAATATATTGTTTACTTGATTATCGTATGATATTTAATAACTAGGCATCACGCATTATCGTAATGTTTGACTGCATGTTTAAATATTTAGATATAATGTATTCGTGACTAATTAAACCGATTGAATCAAGTGTTTTGTTTGATTGGTTTAATACAATTGGTTTGGTCCAATTGGTTTGGTCGTTTGATTAGATTTTAATTAGATTAAATTCTAAAATAAAATATATAAATAATTAATTATTCTAATAGATTAAATTAATTTAATTATTTATAATTCAATTAAAATACATATAAGATATGTATTAGTTATATTTATATTTATATTAGATATAAATTTTAAATATAAGTTAAAATTGAATTAAAATTTGTTCGTCAATTAATTTCAAGTACTTTTGATGTCTACCCAATCTTATCAACTATCAAGGCTTGTTTCGTTGTAAGATGAGTTTGCCAAAGCAAGGTGTCTGCAGTTACATAAGTGAAGTAGATGGTAACGGTTACCATATGAATATAAGACTGGTTTACTTGACTAGGTTATCAAAACGGTTTTGAGTTTCCTAAGTTAAACGGAAATCAACAGTGCGAATTTCGGTTCCCACAACCAAGAATTATATTTGCTTACCTAAATAGCTATACATTCGGGCAATGGGCCAAAACTCACTCGAATTTTAGTGAAATATGGATCTTGGATTATTATATTCATTTGAGGATATTGGTTTGAATATAATATGAGTTTTTTTAATTGTTGAGATTTCTCTGATTCCTGAACATTATATTAATATTTGCTATTCTTCTATTCCAGCAATGTTAATTCCTCACAACCCATTTTCATTGCGATGTGTCCTTAAGAAGGACAAATTCAATGGATCAAATTTCCTCTAATGGTATCAAAACCCGAGAATTGTTCTCAAACAAGAGTTTAAACCCTACTTGGAAGATCTGAAAATGAAAAAGACTTTTGAAACAGCGTCTAGGGGTATT
This sequence is a window from Brassica oleracea var. oleracea cultivar TO1000 chromosome C1, BOL, whole genome shotgun sequence. Protein-coding genes within it:
- the LOC106323849 gene encoding probable esterase KAI2 produces the protein MGVNQKISGLAAVMNAKIIGSGERSMVLAHGLGGDQSVWEKIIPVLSQSFRILVFDWPFSGAIKDQTLYDPSKYNSFDAFSDDLISLMEELKFGPVVFVGHSMSGMIGCAASIKRPDLFTNLVLIAASPRYINSEGYKGGFEPKDIDAIISNIATNYEAWAVAFAPAVVDSRDSLSVQWLEKCLKKMKPETALALAKIVFRSDERELLGKVSLPCHVIQPGNDVIVPVSVAYFMQENIKGKSTVEIIENSIGHFPQMTSHLELLRVMRRLLEF